Proteins from one Catenuloplanes atrovinosus genomic window:
- a CDS encoding S1C family serine protease, with the protein MNEHETTPEGQRAPAGEAQGTPAEGYRHPADGQRGPSGSSDETTRPSLSEPVTQPVPTSVVPPTVTGGADRPGYGQYPPNPWAAPAPGQTAHLPAATPAAAPAGAQPTSQWAQPAAGAYQPAGYPASAYPGQSHPGLPGQPGQPGQPGQPGQPGQPLPGQPWVAPAGPVPQPQGDRRFGRFAATAAAAVVLALAAGTVGAVTANALDDDVPGLNTTSTSGNGEPAPVIDRSSLASIAAAVQDSVVSITTDTGEGSGVVLTADGYILSNNHVVGGAQGGKVTVNFADGTRAEATVVGLDSRTDLGVIKAEGVSNLTAAKFGDSAAVKVGDTVLALGSPLGLQGSVTAGIISAKDRTIQVGGEQQQDPFGGQSSAPQSIAGLLQTDAPINPGNSGGALVNTNGEVIGINTAIATSGQGSGSIGLGFAIPSNKAKEVSEALKTGQKVSHPFLGVSLTEAEGGGALVSNVSDDSPAQKAGIQRGDVITQIDGKAVNSSDDVITAVQAGKVGQQMTVTYTRNGSEKTATATLAEAS; encoded by the coding sequence ATGAACGAGCACGAGACCACCCCCGAGGGGCAGCGGGCCCCCGCCGGAGAGGCGCAGGGGACCCCCGCCGAGGGCTACCGGCACCCGGCCGACGGGCAGCGGGGGCCGTCCGGCTCGAGTGACGAGACGACCCGGCCGAGCCTGTCCGAGCCCGTCACCCAGCCGGTGCCGACCAGCGTCGTCCCGCCCACGGTGACCGGCGGCGCGGACCGTCCCGGCTACGGGCAGTACCCACCGAATCCATGGGCCGCGCCGGCCCCCGGTCAGACCGCGCACCTGCCGGCCGCGACGCCCGCCGCCGCGCCGGCCGGCGCGCAGCCGACGTCGCAGTGGGCGCAGCCGGCGGCGGGCGCCTATCAGCCCGCCGGCTACCCGGCGTCGGCGTACCCGGGCCAGAGCCACCCCGGCCTGCCGGGCCAGCCAGGGCAGCCGGGCCAGCCGGGCCAGCCAGGGCAGCCGGGGCAGCCGCTGCCGGGACAGCCGTGGGTCGCGCCCGCCGGGCCGGTGCCGCAGCCGCAGGGCGACCGCCGGTTCGGCCGGTTCGCGGCCACCGCCGCCGCGGCCGTGGTGCTGGCGCTCGCCGCCGGTACGGTCGGCGCGGTCACCGCGAACGCGCTGGACGACGACGTCCCCGGCCTCAACACCACGAGCACCAGCGGAAACGGCGAGCCCGCCCCGGTCATCGACCGGTCCTCGCTGGCCTCCATCGCGGCCGCGGTGCAGGACAGCGTGGTCTCGATCACCACGGACACCGGTGAGGGCTCCGGCGTCGTGCTCACCGCCGACGGCTACATCCTGTCGAACAACCACGTGGTCGGCGGCGCCCAGGGCGGCAAGGTCACGGTCAACTTCGCGGACGGCACCCGGGCCGAGGCCACGGTCGTCGGCCTCGACTCGCGTACCGACCTCGGAGTGATCAAGGCGGAGGGCGTGTCCAACCTCACCGCCGCGAAGTTCGGGGACAGCGCGGCCGTCAAGGTGGGCGACACCGTGCTCGCGCTGGGCAGCCCGCTGGGCCTGCAGGGCTCGGTCACGGCCGGCATCATCTCCGCCAAGGACCGCACCATCCAGGTCGGCGGCGAGCAGCAGCAGGACCCGTTCGGCGGGCAGTCCTCCGCACCGCAGTCCATCGCCGGCCTGCTCCAGACCGACGCGCCGATCAACCCGGGCAACTCCGGCGGCGCGCTGGTCAACACGAACGGCGAGGTGATCGGCATCAACACCGCGATCGCCACCTCCGGGCAGGGCAGCGGGTCGATCGGCCTGGGCTTCGCGATCCCGAGCAACAAGGCCAAGGAGGTCTCCGAGGCGCTGAAGACCGGGCAGAAGGTCAGCCACCCGTTCCTCGGCGTCAGCCTCACCGAGGCCGAGGGCGGCGGCGCGCTGGTCAGCAACGTCAGCGACGACAGCCCGGCGCAGAAGGCCGGCATCCAGCGCGGCGACGTGATCACCCAGATCGACGGCAAGGCCGTGAACAGCTCCGACGACGTGATCACCGCGGTGCAGGCCGGCAAGGTCGGCCAGCAGATGACCGTCACCTACACGCGCAACGGCAGCGAGAAGACCGCGACCGCGACGCTCGCCGAGGCGTCCTGA
- a CDS encoding cyclic nucleotide-binding protein — MSIVESRLSVWEALAGAAPGQPIGPADTDVWSAVIDRINPARARPELRAGIETAELTSVRGVPYVMLRSPDEAGPSRYLRLSPEEWQLAHLMDGSRTVARLVAEFAHISGRLAPDQVRRLVADLAANRMLSELPVDAFGPLEQVRRRPLAVRVGTGLLAAARGRRMVVANVDPIVDVLYRFGGRLFFTPVAAVLFGIVALAGFGLFAWTWWRGDQSVFLTNGSFLLGAIVLLALNFVALAAHELGHALATKHMGRRVPAAGFLVYFGIPSVFVDTSDVWMAGRRARLRTTIAGPAAGLVLAGSAQLIGLIFPAVAPLAFKLAFAWYLNALFNLNPLLALDGYYLLMDWLEIPNLRARGLAFVGGRLRRRPPRWSELDGEGRLVGLYGVLAVLWLAIAANVFYRVWADRVQGLVSGLWHGGFGPRLLLLLIVGGLCAPLAYLLVSWLLRRVRRLAELRQERKRAEDLPRRLHALNRSMLGKLPAEVLTRLARQAHWERPGDGRQLISAGGAQPTVYVVIEGALQGRRPGDPGGILRQQAGPGTTVGLDAALAGAPAALDWYVAGETVLLAIPSTAVANAIGPLPGPPPTDRAYAEALFDDTPALTGLSPEGRMGMLAAARSSAVNPGEAIRLDGPTDAVIIESGAIELPDGGELRRGTMIGPVGEGYPGPVAVARTPVRLWTIPAMAGAAATFAGSASFEGADRPPLRPAAGVHSGGDYPPLAAPPGMPPGGVDYGLDGRFERRLWWLVLLLLLLAFALTAAQLRPAPAWAEMASDRVLLTAETGSVEVGVAGRRVTLDEGGRYQLPVGAEVRVGDQARASLTFRGGAFSVLCAGSTLAVRELRTEGERTRSPYGSLELTDGRILSDTSSTSGAFRPLELEISSARISITSAGAAWYAVENGQTVVSRGEVQADGVTQPETRGDLDCGDGLPDPIPAPTQPSSAPSPSPSAPSPTPSQSPSPSPSPSTSPSLPVNVVPDDDDEDDGGGVVVPPPVTRSPTPGRTTAPAPTTGAPRPPTTAPTTSPPPDPDPDPTVTEPPDEPPISSGTFTPTVPAEQSSVPAVPPSVAETVILF; from the coding sequence GTGTCCATCGTTGAATCACGGCTGAGCGTCTGGGAGGCACTCGCCGGAGCCGCGCCCGGTCAGCCGATCGGCCCCGCCGACACCGACGTGTGGTCCGCGGTGATCGACCGGATCAACCCGGCGCGGGCCCGGCCGGAGTTGCGGGCCGGGATCGAGACCGCGGAGCTGACCAGCGTCCGCGGTGTGCCGTACGTGATGCTCCGCTCGCCCGACGAGGCCGGCCCCTCGCGCTACCTGCGGCTGAGCCCCGAGGAGTGGCAGCTCGCGCACCTGATGGACGGGTCGCGTACCGTCGCCAGGCTGGTCGCGGAGTTCGCCCACATCTCCGGCCGGCTCGCGCCCGACCAGGTGCGCCGCCTGGTCGCCGACCTCGCCGCCAACCGCATGCTCAGCGAGCTGCCGGTGGACGCGTTCGGCCCGCTGGAGCAGGTGCGCCGCCGTCCGCTGGCGGTCCGGGTCGGCACCGGGCTGCTGGCCGCCGCGCGCGGTCGCCGGATGGTCGTGGCGAACGTCGACCCGATCGTCGACGTGCTCTACCGGTTCGGCGGCCGGCTGTTCTTCACGCCGGTCGCGGCCGTGCTGTTCGGCATCGTCGCGCTCGCCGGCTTCGGCCTCTTCGCCTGGACCTGGTGGCGCGGCGACCAGTCCGTCTTCCTCACCAACGGCTCGTTCCTGCTCGGCGCGATCGTGCTGCTGGCGCTCAACTTCGTGGCGCTCGCCGCGCACGAGCTCGGCCACGCCCTGGCCACCAAGCACATGGGCCGGCGCGTCCCCGCCGCGGGGTTCCTGGTCTATTTCGGCATCCCGTCCGTGTTCGTCGACACCAGTGACGTGTGGATGGCCGGGCGCCGCGCGCGGCTGCGCACCACGATCGCCGGTCCGGCCGCGGGACTGGTGCTGGCCGGCTCGGCGCAGCTGATCGGGCTGATCTTCCCGGCCGTCGCGCCGCTGGCGTTCAAGCTGGCCTTCGCGTGGTACCTGAACGCGCTGTTCAACCTGAATCCGCTGCTCGCGCTGGACGGCTACTACCTGCTGATGGACTGGCTGGAGATCCCCAACCTGCGCGCCCGCGGGCTCGCGTTCGTGGGTGGCCGGCTGCGCCGCCGCCCGCCGCGCTGGAGCGAGCTGGACGGGGAGGGCCGGCTCGTCGGGCTGTACGGCGTGCTGGCCGTGCTGTGGCTGGCGATCGCGGCGAACGTGTTCTACCGGGTCTGGGCCGACCGGGTGCAGGGGCTGGTCTCCGGCCTCTGGCACGGCGGGTTCGGGCCGCGGCTGCTGCTGCTCCTGATCGTCGGCGGACTCTGCGCGCCGTTGGCGTACCTGCTGGTGAGTTGGCTCCTGCGCCGCGTGCGGCGCCTCGCCGAGCTGCGCCAGGAGCGGAAGCGGGCCGAGGACCTGCCACGGCGGCTGCACGCGCTCAACCGTTCCATGCTGGGCAAGCTCCCGGCGGAGGTGCTGACCCGGCTCGCCCGGCAGGCGCACTGGGAGCGCCCCGGTGACGGCCGTCAGCTGATCTCCGCGGGCGGCGCACAGCCCACGGTGTACGTGGTGATCGAAGGCGCGCTGCAGGGCCGGCGCCCCGGCGACCCGGGCGGCATCCTGCGCCAGCAAGCCGGCCCCGGCACCACGGTCGGACTGGACGCCGCGCTGGCCGGCGCCCCGGCCGCGCTGGACTGGTACGTGGCCGGCGAGACCGTGCTGCTCGCCATCCCGTCCACCGCGGTGGCGAACGCGATCGGTCCGCTGCCCGGGCCGCCGCCCACCGACCGGGCGTACGCGGAGGCGCTGTTCGACGACACGCCCGCGCTGACCGGGCTCTCGCCGGAGGGCCGGATGGGCATGCTCGCGGCCGCGCGCTCCTCCGCCGTGAACCCGGGCGAGGCGATCCGGCTCGACGGGCCGACCGACGCGGTGATCATCGAGTCCGGTGCGATCGAGCTGCCGGACGGTGGCGAACTGCGGCGCGGCACCATGATCGGCCCGGTCGGCGAGGGCTACCCGGGCCCCGTCGCGGTCGCGCGCACGCCGGTCCGGCTCTGGACCATCCCGGCCATGGCCGGCGCCGCGGCCACGTTCGCCGGCAGCGCGTCCTTCGAGGGCGCGGACCGGCCGCCGCTGCGGCCCGCGGCCGGCGTGCACTCCGGCGGCGACTACCCGCCGCTGGCCGCGCCGCCCGGCATGCCGCCCGGCGGCGTCGACTACGGGCTGGACGGCCGGTTCGAGCGACGGCTGTGGTGGCTGGTGCTGCTGCTCCTGCTGCTCGCGTTCGCGCTCACCGCCGCGCAGCTGCGGCCCGCGCCGGCCTGGGCCGAGATGGCCTCCGACCGGGTGCTGCTGACCGCCGAGACGGGCTCGGTCGAGGTCGGCGTGGCCGGCCGGAGGGTCACCCTCGACGAGGGCGGCCGCTACCAGCTGCCGGTCGGCGCGGAGGTCCGGGTCGGCGACCAGGCGCGGGCGTCGCTGACGTTCCGCGGCGGCGCGTTCTCGGTGCTCTGCGCGGGCAGCACGCTCGCGGTCCGCGAGCTGCGCACCGAGGGGGAGCGGACCCGCTCGCCGTACGGCAGCCTGGAACTCACCGACGGGCGGATTCTGTCCGACACGTCGTCCACCAGCGGCGCGTTCCGGCCGCTGGAGCTGGAGATCTCCAGCGCGCGCATCTCGATCACCAGCGCCGGCGCGGCGTGGTACGCGGTGGAGAACGGCCAGACCGTGGTGTCGCGCGGCGAGGTGCAGGCGGACGGCGTCACGCAGCCGGAGACGCGTGGCGACCTCGACTGCGGTGACGGTCTGCCGGACCCGATCCCGGCGCCGACGCAGCCGTCGTCCGCACCGTCGCCGTCCCCCTCCGCACCGTCGCCGACGCCGTCGCAGTCGCCGTCCCCGTCGCCCTCACCGTCCACGTCGCCGTCGCTGCCGGTGAACGTGGTGCCGGACGATGACGACGAGGACGACGGCGGCGGGGTCGTGGTGCCGCCACCGGTGACGCGGTCGCCCACGCCGGGGCGGACGACGGCGCCCGCGCCCACCACGGGCGCTCCGCGTCCGCCGACGACTGCGCCGACGACGAGCCCGCCCCCGGACCCGGATCCCGACCCGACGGTTACGGAGCCTCCTGACGAGCCGCCGATCTCCAGCGGTACGTTCACGCCGACCGTGCCCGCGGAGCAGTCCTCGGTGCCGGCCGTGCCGCCGTCGGTCGCCGAGACCGTGATCCTTTTCTGA
- a CDS encoding Os1348 family NHLP clan protein, which yields MPGFDDALERLITDPAFAAALAADPDRALAGYTLSPDETALLRSQISTGTGDGGHRAVEARTSQSSVFGLFGEAFSAAADLGPGGTASFGDASSHGFGAAPAHAAGLGSAPRGSEGFGPAADTGLGPASSASLHGTGPGATPAAGFGAAPTPVADGYRTRVDADGDGTWDPHSVRSRPGGGVEILVDRDGDGRTDFTGHDTDTDGLIDHADYDTDHDGTPDHHLTDTNNDGWLDTRTPPRP from the coding sequence ATGCCGGGCTTCGACGACGCACTGGAACGGTTGATCACGGACCCGGCGTTCGCTGCCGCGCTGGCCGCCGACCCGGACCGGGCGCTCGCCGGCTACACGCTGTCACCGGACGAGACGGCGCTGCTGCGCAGCCAGATCTCCACGGGTACGGGGGACGGCGGCCACCGGGCGGTGGAGGCGCGCACCAGCCAGTCGAGCGTGTTCGGCCTGTTCGGCGAGGCCTTCTCCGCCGCCGCGGACCTGGGCCCCGGCGGCACCGCGAGCTTCGGTGACGCGTCGTCCCACGGCTTCGGCGCCGCACCCGCCCACGCGGCCGGCCTCGGCTCCGCGCCGCGGGGCAGCGAGGGCTTCGGCCCGGCCGCGGACACCGGCCTGGGCCCCGCCTCGTCCGCGTCGCTGCACGGCACCGGCCCGGGCGCCACCCCCGCCGCCGGCTTCGGCGCCGCGCCAACCCCGGTCGCGGACGGCTACCGGACCCGCGTGGACGCGGACGGCGACGGCACCTGGGACCCGCACTCCGTCCGCTCCCGCCCCGGCGGCGGCGTCGAGATCCTGGTCGACCGCGACGGCGACGGCCGCACCGACTTCACCGGCCACGACACCGACACCGACGGCCTCATCGACCACGCCGACTACGACACCGACCACGACGGCACCCCCGACCACCACCTCACCGACACCAACAACGACGGCTGGCTGGACACCCGCACCCCACCGCGCCCCTGA
- a CDS encoding DUF6082 family protein has translation MESVDAFLIEVIRSGGPVRRFRSRRDSASMVLLSAVVLLFAVVGPIGFMAVFAGMPEPAVDRMSKIGQAYGGISVLLSGGATIGVVIALVMQARQLQLSQAQGARMMHRRWWVMARDTVELAAESERRQRFFHIADSAFDAAVPVPVVVRPPVPSAWCRRMPMMVAAGGATALVLAASFAAGRRGVKIRALIGADRTGGAPR, from the coding sequence TTGGAGTCCGTCGATGCATTCCTCATCGAGGTGATCCGTTCGGGAGGTCCGGTGCGGCGCTTCCGAAGCAGGCGCGACTCGGCGAGCATGGTGTTGCTGTCCGCCGTGGTGTTGCTGTTCGCCGTGGTCGGCCCAATCGGTTTCATGGCCGTCTTCGCCGGGATGCCGGAACCGGCGGTCGACAGGATGAGCAAGATTGGCCAGGCGTACGGCGGGATCTCCGTTCTCCTGTCCGGTGGCGCAACCATCGGCGTGGTCATCGCGCTCGTGATGCAGGCGCGTCAGCTCCAGCTGTCCCAGGCGCAGGGCGCCCGAATGATGCACCGGCGCTGGTGGGTCATGGCCCGCGACACCGTGGAACTGGCCGCGGAGAGCGAGCGGCGGCAGCGGTTCTTCCACATCGCGGACTCGGCATTCGACGCCGCCGTTCCGGTGCCGGTGGTCGTCAGGCCGCCGGTGCCGTCGGCATGGTGTCGGAGGATGCCGATGATGGTGGCAGCGGGTGGCGCGACTGCCCTGGTACTGGCCGCCTCCTTCGCGGCGGGCCGTCGCGGTGTCAAGATCCGTGCGCTGATCGGAGCTGATCGGACGGGCGGCGCGCCGAGGTGA
- a CDS encoding ABC transporter ATP-binding protein, whose translation MTAVALDHLSKVFDDGTVAVNDLSLAVADGELLVLLGPTGCGKSTVLRLVAGLESPTAGHVRFGGRIVDHLHTRDRNVAMVFQHYALYPHLTVAQNIGFPLRSAPGVGELVARAAERLGLSGVLDRRPAQLSGGERQRVAMARALVRQPRVFLLDEPLAHLDAGLRHELRTEVAATARRVGVTTLYVTHDQGEALAVADRVAVLHGGALHQVGTPTEVYDDPATVFVAAFLGTPRANLFEGAVYPADGGVTVDLGSQVLTLPPDDARAHALLRHERVTIGLRPDALHAAMPAPDGGASLRGRVRHVEHHGHEGIVYLDAGGLPTPPAHTMIRTSDPAHLAGLLADPPAPEPRRSVIGRLLPRLTAEAPATARTRYGFYPAYEPATTLPDSTADGDLVLRVPAASGLPSPGDHLTVSVDLDRLLLFDTAGTRIR comes from the coding sequence ATGACGGCCGTGGCGCTCGACCACCTGAGTAAGGTGTTCGACGACGGGACCGTGGCTGTCAATGATCTTTCGCTCGCGGTGGCGGACGGCGAGCTGCTCGTCCTGCTCGGGCCCACCGGCTGTGGGAAGTCGACCGTGCTCCGGCTGGTGGCGGGGCTGGAGAGCCCGACCGCCGGGCACGTGCGGTTCGGCGGGCGGATCGTCGATCATCTGCACACCCGGGATCGGAACGTGGCGATGGTCTTCCAGCACTACGCGCTGTACCCGCATCTCACGGTCGCGCAGAACATCGGGTTTCCGCTGCGGTCCGCGCCGGGTGTGGGGGAGCTGGTGGCGCGCGCGGCGGAGCGGCTGGGGCTGAGCGGCGTGCTGGACCGGCGGCCGGCGCAGCTCTCCGGGGGTGAGCGGCAGCGGGTGGCGATGGCCCGCGCGCTGGTCCGGCAGCCGCGGGTGTTCCTGCTCGACGAGCCGCTGGCGCACCTGGACGCGGGCCTCCGCCACGAGCTGCGCACCGAGGTGGCCGCGACCGCCCGGCGGGTCGGCGTGACCACGCTGTACGTCACGCACGACCAGGGTGAGGCGCTGGCCGTCGCGGACCGGGTGGCGGTGCTGCACGGCGGTGCCCTGCACCAGGTCGGCACGCCCACCGAGGTGTACGACGACCCCGCGACCGTCTTCGTCGCGGCGTTTCTGGGCACGCCGCGGGCCAACCTGTTCGAGGGCGCGGTCTATCCCGCGGACGGCGGGGTGACCGTGGACCTGGGCAGCCAGGTGCTGACGCTACCGCCGGACGACGCGCGCGCCCACGCCCTGCTCCGGCACGAGCGGGTCACGATCGGCCTGCGGCCCGACGCGCTGCACGCGGCCATGCCCGCCCCGGACGGCGGCGCCAGCCTGCGCGGCCGGGTGCGGCACGTGGAGCACCACGGCCACGAGGGCATCGTCTACCTGGACGCCGGCGGCCTGCCCACACCCCCGGCGCACACCATGATCCGGACTTCGGACCCGGCGCACCTGGCCGGCCTGCTCGCGGACCCGCCCGCCCCGGAGCCGCGGCGCAGCGTGATCGGCCGCCTGCTGCCGCGCCTCACGGCCGAGGCGCCCGCGACCGCCCGTACCCGCTACGGGTTCTACCCCGCCTACGAGCCGGCCACCACCCTGCCGGACTCCACCGCCGACGGCGACCTCGTGCTCCGCGTACCGGCCGCTTCCGGCCTGCCCAGCCCCGGTGACCACCTGACCGTCTCCGTGGATCTGGATCGCCTGCTGCTGTTCGACACCGCCGGCACCCGCATCCGCTGA
- a CDS encoding serine/threonine-protein kinase yields MPSLHPGGLLARRYRLIDRIGAGGMSVIWRAHDEVLDRTVALKVLADSLAADARFRSLVRQEARAAAALVHPHVTAVHDYGEEVDPDGTVTAFVVMELLSGEVLEARLTQGPLRWDHAVRVCAEVAEALAAAHRLGIVHRDVTPANIMLTALGAKVLDFGIATHIGAPDEDEDGDTFGTPAYVAPERLDGTPAQPATDVYALGVLLYETVTGRVPYPADTWDDLTEALAVSAAPPTDGMPDDVAAICLRCLDRDPLRRPTAYQAAEVLRALLPPPALPPVPVAAPAPARGRAALLAACAVLVAASAALVAGTMLRPPAESAAPEPTPASPTSVPAPFGSPSYVSPSTAPRRTVAASAPVPTVREAMAALGHILDDGVASGEISPDAGQDLRNLVRNLENNLAAGGVHDLASQVHNLHVKVGDRLREGEITAECATELGAALDRLATAV; encoded by the coding sequence ATGCCCTCGCTGCACCCCGGCGGGCTGCTGGCCCGCAGGTACCGCCTCATCGATCGGATCGGCGCCGGCGGCATGTCCGTGATCTGGCGCGCGCACGACGAGGTTCTCGACCGGACCGTGGCGCTCAAGGTGCTGGCCGACTCGCTCGCCGCGGACGCCCGCTTCCGCTCGCTCGTCCGGCAGGAGGCCCGGGCCGCGGCCGCGCTGGTCCACCCGCACGTCACCGCCGTGCACGACTACGGCGAGGAGGTCGACCCGGACGGCACGGTCACCGCGTTCGTGGTGATGGAGCTGCTCAGCGGCGAGGTGCTGGAGGCGCGGCTGACCCAGGGCCCGCTGCGCTGGGACCACGCGGTACGCGTCTGCGCGGAAGTGGCGGAGGCGCTGGCCGCCGCGCACCGGCTCGGCATCGTGCACCGCGACGTGACCCCGGCGAACATCATGCTGACCGCGCTCGGCGCGAAGGTGCTCGACTTCGGCATCGCCACGCACATCGGCGCGCCGGACGAGGACGAGGACGGCGACACGTTCGGCACGCCGGCCTACGTGGCGCCGGAGCGGCTGGACGGGACGCCGGCCCAGCCCGCCACGGACGTGTACGCGCTCGGCGTGCTGCTCTACGAGACCGTGACCGGGCGGGTGCCGTACCCGGCGGACACCTGGGACGACCTGACCGAGGCGCTGGCGGTCTCGGCGGCACCGCCCACCGACGGGATGCCGGACGACGTCGCCGCGATCTGCCTGCGCTGCCTGGACCGGGACCCGCTGCGCCGGCCGACCGCATACCAGGCGGCCGAGGTGCTGCGCGCGCTGCTGCCCCCGCCGGCCCTTCCGCCCGTGCCGGTCGCCGCGCCCGCGCCCGCACGTGGTCGCGCCGCCCTGCTGGCGGCGTGCGCGGTGCTGGTCGCGGCGTCGGCCGCGCTGGTCGCCGGCACGATGCTGCGGCCGCCGGCCGAGTCGGCCGCGCCGGAGCCCACCCCGGCGTCGCCCACCTCGGTCCCGGCCCCGTTCGGCAGCCCGTCCTATGTGTCCCCGTCGACGGCGCCGCGGCGGACCGTCGCCGCCAGCGCGCCGGTGCCCACGGTCCGGGAGGCGATGGCCGCGCTCGGCCACATCCTGGACGACGGCGTGGCGAGCGGCGAGATCAGCCCGGACGCCGGCCAGGACCTGCGCAACCTGGTACGGAACCTGGAGAACAACCTGGCCGCGGGCGGCGTGCACGACCTGGCGTCACAGGTGCACAACCTGCACGTGAAGGTGGGCGACCGGCTGCGCGAGGGCGAGATCACCGCGGAGTGCGCGACCGAACTGGGCGCCGCGCTGGACCGGCTCGCGACCGCGGTTTAG
- a CDS encoding patatin-like phospholipase family protein: protein MVNGPVAFVLGGGGVLGAVEVGMLRALFRAGFTPDLVVGTSIGAVNGALVAADPVEAVTDRLVRLWASPEAGEVYGDSLARQLRRFAARTHLHSPTPLRRLLERELGEQTTFEELRVPFRCCAASIERAAEHWFTKGPLVRAVLASASVPGLLPPSEIDGEHYVDGGIVNSIPVDEAVRCGAKLIFVLQVGRIERPLSPPRRPWEVAQVAFEIARRHRFAREMASLPDDVSVHVLPTGGGEPRDDSPWAYRDMAAAGRRISRAYTASRRYLDAQVRTE, encoded by the coding sequence ATGGTCAACGGCCCGGTCGCGTTCGTGCTAGGCGGTGGCGGCGTGCTCGGCGCCGTCGAGGTGGGCATGCTGCGTGCCCTGTTCCGCGCCGGGTTCACGCCGGACCTCGTGGTCGGCACCTCGATCGGCGCGGTCAACGGCGCGCTCGTGGCGGCCGACCCGGTCGAGGCGGTCACCGACCGGCTGGTGCGGCTCTGGGCGTCCCCGGAGGCCGGCGAGGTCTACGGCGACTCGCTGGCCCGGCAGTTGCGCCGGTTCGCGGCCCGCACCCACCTGCACTCGCCCACGCCGCTGCGCCGGCTGCTGGAGCGCGAACTCGGCGAGCAGACCACGTTCGAGGAGCTGCGCGTGCCGTTCCGGTGCTGCGCGGCCAGCATCGAACGGGCCGCGGAGCACTGGTTCACCAAGGGGCCGCTGGTCCGCGCCGTGCTGGCGTCCGCGTCCGTGCCCGGCCTGCTGCCGCCGTCCGAGATCGACGGTGAACACTACGTGGACGGCGGCATCGTCAACTCCATCCCGGTCGACGAGGCGGTGCGCTGCGGCGCCAAGCTCATCTTCGTGCTCCAGGTGGGCCGGATCGAGCGGCCGCTCAGCCCGCCGCGCCGCCCGTGGGAGGTGGCGCAGGTGGCGTTCGAGATCGCCCGGCGGCACCGGTTCGCCCGGGAGATGGCGTCGCTGCCCGATGATGTGAGCGTGCACGTGCTGCCGACCGGAGGCGGGGAGCCCCGCGACGACTCGCCGTGGGCGTACCGCGACATGGCCGCGGCGGGCCGGCGGATCAGTCGCGCCTACACCGCCTCCCGGCGCTACCTCGACGCCCAGGTGAGGACGGAGTAG